A region from the Beduinella massiliensis genome encodes:
- a CDS encoding glycosyltransferase, translated as MSEQISYATVSLCMIVRNEHRHLMRCLKSAEEAVDEIVVVDTGSEDDTREIARGFTPWVYDFEWQDDFSKARNFSFSKASQDFILWLDADDMIEPEDAQKLIELKKTIGKTADVVMLPYRIGFDDRGIPTMTYYRERLLRRSMNFRWEGAVHEAITPAGRILYADAAVSHRKEGTGDSDRNLRIYEKLLAQGKQLGPREQFYYARELSDHGRFAEALAAFEAFLEQPDGWIENRIDACRGAARCLSALDRKEEAQAMRFRSFAMDVPRAETCCEIGAAFLEAQNYRAAAYWYERALTCQADTRSGAFVQPECYDYVPLLQLCVCYDRMGERMLARQINERVGERWPDDPSYLYNKAYFERAGRA; from the coding sequence ATGAGCGAACAAATCTCCTACGCCACGGTCAGCCTGTGCATGATCGTACGCAACGAGCACAGGCATCTAATGCGCTGTCTGAAAAGCGCAGAAGAGGCGGTGGACGAGATCGTCGTCGTAGATACAGGCTCTGAGGATGACACGAGGGAGATCGCCCGGGGATTCACGCCGTGGGTATACGACTTTGAATGGCAGGACGATTTCTCGAAGGCGCGCAATTTTTCCTTTTCAAAGGCATCGCAGGACTTTATCCTGTGGCTCGACGCCGACGACATGATCGAACCCGAGGACGCCCAAAAGCTGATAGAACTGAAAAAGACGATTGGAAAGACTGCGGACGTGGTGATGCTGCCTTACCGCATCGGGTTTGACGACCGGGGTATTCCGACGATGACCTACTATCGCGAACGGCTACTGCGCCGGTCGATGAACTTCCGCTGGGAGGGCGCGGTGCACGAGGCGATCACGCCTGCAGGACGAATTCTTTACGCGGACGCGGCGGTGTCCCATAGAAAGGAGGGGACGGGCGACAGCGACCGGAACCTTCGCATATACGAAAAACTGCTTGCGCAGGGCAAGCAGCTTGGGCCAAGAGAGCAGTTTTATTACGCGCGCGAATTGAGCGACCACGGCCGGTTTGCGGAGGCGCTGGCGGCGTTCGAGGCGTTTCTTGAACAGCCGGACGGCTGGATTGAAAACCGGATCGACGCCTGTCGAGGCGCGGCGCGGTGCCTAAGCGCGCTGGATCGGAAGGAGGAGGCGCAGGCCATGCGCTTTCGCTCGTTTGCGATGGACGTGCCGAGGGCTGAAACCTGCTGTGAGATCGGCGCTGCTTTTTTAGAAGCGCAGAACTATCGCGCGGCGGCCTATTGGTACGAGCGGGCGCTCACGTGCCAGGCGGACACCCGCTCCGGCGCTTTCGTACAGCCGGAATGCTACGACTACGTGCCGCTGCTCCAGCTATGCGTCTGCTACGACCGCATGGGAGAGCGAATGCTTGCGCGGCAAATAAACGAGCGCGTGGGCGAACGATGGCCGGACGATCCATCCTACCTGTACAACAAAGCGTACTTTGAACGGGCCGGTCGGGCATGA
- a CDS encoding FAD-dependent oxidoreductase, which translates to MKVIIVGGVAGGASAAARLRRLDEDAQIVVFERSGYVSYANCGLPYYVGGTIKDWEALTLQTPESFKRRFNVDVRVRCEVRRIDPVRKTVTVCDLSTGAEYEESYDRLILSPGARPVRPGIPGVESERVYTLRTVEDTLKLRAVVERTAPRRAVVVGGGFIGLEMAENLMQAGVQVTVVEGANQVMAPLDYDMACEVHAYLKSKGTALVLGETVQGFETREDGIVTRTSGGKALLADLCVLAIGVAPDTALAKEAGLSLGLRGAIVVDERMRTSAPDIYAVGDAVQVQNSISGQDALISLAGPANRQGRIAADDICGIARHYPGSQGSSVIKLFDMTVAATGLNEKAVRAAGIPYDKALTFSASHATYYPGSSNMTVKTLYDPTTGRILGAQIVGFDGVDKRIDVLATAIRAQMTAQDLAELDLAYAPPYSSAKDPVNMAGFVIENVRSGLVRQFHWHDVACLPRDGSVTLLDVRTPVEYARGHIDGALNIPLDSLRERLDELPAQKPIYVNCHSGLRSYIACRMLSQRGFECYNLSGGYRFYERVTSDPAFDAEAAYPCGIKIGHK; encoded by the coding sequence ATGAAGGTCATCATCGTGGGCGGCGTCGCCGGCGGCGCGAGCGCAGCCGCGCGACTGCGCAGGCTGGACGAAGATGCGCAGATCGTCGTCTTTGAACGCAGCGGATACGTTTCCTACGCCAACTGCGGCCTGCCCTATTATGTCGGCGGGACGATCAAGGATTGGGAAGCGTTGACGCTTCAAACGCCGGAAAGCTTTAAGCGGCGCTTCAATGTGGACGTTCGTGTACGCTGCGAGGTGCGGCGAATCGATCCCGTGCGAAAGACGGTGACGGTTTGCGACCTGTCCACCGGCGCTGAATACGAGGAAAGCTACGACAGGCTGATCCTCTCGCCGGGTGCGAGGCCGGTGCGTCCGGGGATTCCGGGCGTTGAAAGCGAACGCGTCTACACGCTCCGCACCGTGGAGGATACCCTCAAGCTACGCGCGGTCGTCGAGCGCACAGCGCCCCGGCGCGCGGTCGTCGTGGGCGGCGGCTTCATCGGTCTGGAGATGGCTGAAAACCTGATGCAGGCAGGCGTGCAGGTCACGGTCGTAGAAGGGGCGAATCAGGTCATGGCGCCTCTCGACTACGACATGGCCTGCGAAGTGCATGCTTACCTTAAAAGCAAGGGCACAGCGCTCGTGCTGGGCGAAACCGTGCAGGGCTTTGAGACGCGCGAGGACGGCATTGTGACCCGCACCTCTGGCGGAAAGGCTCTTTTGGCCGACCTGTGTGTGCTCGCGATCGGCGTAGCGCCGGACACGGCGCTCGCAAAGGAAGCTGGCCTTTCGCTCGGTCTTCGCGGCGCAATCGTCGTGGACGAGCGCATGCGCACCTCTGCGCCGGACATCTACGCGGTGGGCGACGCAGTGCAGGTGCAAAACAGCATCAGCGGACAGGACGCGCTCATCTCGCTGGCGGGGCCCGCCAACCGGCAGGGACGCATCGCGGCGGACGACATCTGCGGTATCGCGCGGCACTACCCCGGCTCGCAGGGATCGTCGGTCATTAAGCTGTTTGACATGACCGTGGCGGCGACGGGCCTGAATGAGAAGGCGGTACGGGCGGCGGGCATCCCGTACGATAAGGCGCTTACGTTTTCTGCGTCGCACGCGACCTATTACCCGGGCAGCAGCAATATGACGGTCAAGACGCTTTACGATCCGACGACCGGGAGAATCCTCGGCGCGCAGATCGTAGGTTTTGACGGCGTTGACAAGCGCATTGACGTGCTGGCTACGGCCATTCGCGCGCAAATGACGGCGCAGGATCTTGCGGAGCTGGATCTGGCGTACGCACCGCCCTATTCTTCGGCAAAGGATCCGGTCAACATGGCGGGCTTCGTGATCGAGAACGTGCGGAGCGGGCTCGTGCGGCAATTCCACTGGCATGACGTGGCCTGCCTGCCGCGGGATGGGAGCGTGACGTTGCTGGACGTGCGCACGCCAGTAGAGTATGCGCGTGGCCATATCGACGGGGCGCTCAACATCCCGCTGGACAGCCTGCGGGAACGATTGGACGAGCTTCCCGCGCAGAAGCCCATCTACGTCAACTGCCATAGCGGGCTTCGCAGCTACATCGCCTGCCGGATGCTTTCGCAAAGAGGCTTTGAATGCTACAACCTGAGCGGAGGCTACCGCTTCTATGAGCGCGTGACCTCCGACCCTGCGTTCGATGCCGAAGCGGCCTATCCGTGCGGCATCAAAATCGGGCATAAGTAA
- the spoIIAA gene encoding anti-sigma F factor antagonist has translation MLKHKKQRDTLVVCLEGELDHHCAQTVRQELDQLIEDERVRNLVIDMQGLTFMDSSGIGVLIGRYRTISRRDGRMAVRNMSPHVERIFQLSGLQRIIEKVR, from the coding sequence ATGCTCAAACACAAAAAGCAGCGGGATACGCTGGTCGTGTGCCTGGAAGGCGAGCTGGACCATCACTGTGCGCAGACGGTCCGCCAGGAGCTGGACCAGCTCATCGAAGATGAACGGGTGCGCAACCTCGTCATCGATATGCAGGGGCTGACGTTCATGGACAGCTCGGGTATCGGCGTGCTGATCGGGCGTTACCGCACGATCAGCAGGCGCGACGGGCGCATGGCTGTGCGCAACATGAGCCCGCACGTTGAGCGAATTTTTCAGCTCTCAGGGCTGCAGCGCATCATCGAAAAAGTGCGATAA
- a CDS encoding threonine/serine exporter family protein has translation MASFDPRALELTVRAGEVLLQSGAEIFRVQETMLRIAAAYHVEPFHVYVISNGIFCCVDGEEGRRISEIRHTPLSPVHLGRVAAVNALSRGIVSGQCTLGHALQEVARIESMPFKPAWAQVVASGIGSAGFGYLFGANLCDAGVSFLAGALLQLFLFFFSRHKVSKILQNLLGSAAVTLVCIFCCLLFPGLTLSSTIIGAILPLVPGVPLTTAVRDFFNADYLSGTIRLIDAVLVASCIALGVGFMLKLYSLFPGGLL, from the coding sequence ATGGCCTCGTTTGATCCGCGCGCGCTGGAACTTACCGTCCGTGCGGGAGAAGTGCTGCTCCAAAGCGGCGCGGAAATCTTCCGCGTTCAGGAGACGATGCTGCGCATTGCGGCTGCCTACCACGTGGAGCCGTTTCACGTGTACGTCATTTCCAACGGCATCTTCTGCTGTGTGGACGGCGAAGAGGGCCGGCGCATCAGCGAAATCCGTCACACGCCGCTCTCCCCCGTCCATCTGGGCCGGGTCGCCGCGGTCAACGCGCTCTCGCGAGGCATCGTCTCCGGCCAATGCACGCTGGGTCATGCCCTTCAAGAGGTAGCGCGCATCGAGTCAATGCCTTTTAAGCCCGCATGGGCGCAGGTCGTGGCTTCGGGCATTGGCAGCGCGGGTTTCGGCTATTTATTCGGCGCGAACCTTTGCGACGCGGGCGTTTCCTTTCTGGCTGGGGCGTTATTGCAGCTCTTCCTTTTCTTTTTCTCTCGGCACAAGGTTTCCAAGATCCTGCAAAATCTGCTCGGCAGCGCCGCCGTGACGCTCGTGTGTATCTTCTGCTGCCTGCTCTTCCCGGGGCTCACCCTTTCCAGCACGATCATCGGCGCAATCCTTCCGCTTGTGCCCGGCGTACCGCTGACAACTGCCGTGCGCGACTTTTTTAACGCCGACTATCTGTCCGGCACCATCCGCCTGATCGACGCGGTGCTCGTCGCCTCGTGCATCGCGCTCGGCGTAGGCTTCATGCTCAAGCTCTACAGTCTGTTTCCGGGAGGTCTCCTGTGA
- a CDS encoding TetR/AcrR family transcriptional regulator C-terminal domain-containing protein, which produces MPDSIITKNALAAAVKELMQQKPFAKISVGDICEQCGMSRKSFYYHFRDKYDLVNWIFYSDFLRSLQEEPCENGWLLMRNLCRLFYKDRHFYANALQVRGQNAFRDYFVEVLEPFIIAFTQDMVADRTHQKFFITFYCDAFLTAIVRWLSEGAEIPPDEFVDLFESVAEHFVSHLPKNEAPDA; this is translated from the coding sequence ATGCCGGATTCTATCATCACCAAGAACGCACTGGCGGCGGCCGTCAAAGAGCTGATGCAGCAAAAGCCCTTCGCCAAGATCAGCGTAGGCGACATCTGCGAGCAGTGCGGCATGAGCCGCAAGAGCTTTTACTATCACTTCCGCGACAAGTACGATTTGGTCAACTGGATCTTTTACAGCGATTTTTTAAGATCTCTGCAGGAAGAGCCCTGCGAAAACGGCTGGCTGCTGATGCGCAATCTTTGCCGCCTCTTTTATAAAGACCGCCATTTTTACGCCAATGCCCTGCAGGTGCGCGGGCAAAACGCCTTCCGAGATTACTTTGTTGAGGTGCTTGAGCCCTTCATCATCGCCTTTACGCAGGACATGGTCGCCGACCGCACGCATCAAAAATTCTTCATCACCTTTTATTGCGACGCATTTCTCACCGCCATCGTGCGTTGGCTATCTGAGGGCGCGGAAATTCCTCCGGATGAATTCGTCGACTTATTTGAAAGCGTCGCTGAACACTTCGTATCGCACCTGCCCAAAAATGAAGCTCCCGACGCCTGA
- a CDS encoding NifB/NifX family molybdenum-iron cluster-binding protein: protein MKIAVTYENGQVFQHFGHTEQFKVYEIADGKVVRSEVVSAQGEGHGALAVLLKNNSVNALICGGIGGGARTALAAAGIELYPGASGSADACVQALLDGALVYDPNTSCNHHHEGDHDCHGHDHCTGNCH, encoded by the coding sequence ATGAAAATCGCGGTAACCTATGAGAACGGACAGGTGTTCCAGCACTTTGGGCACACAGAGCAGTTCAAGGTCTACGAAATTGCGGACGGCAAGGTCGTGCGCAGCGAGGTCGTCAGCGCACAGGGGGAGGGCCATGGTGCACTGGCAGTTCTGCTCAAAAATAACAGCGTGAATGCGCTCATTTGCGGGGGGATCGGCGGTGGCGCGCGCACGGCACTGGCGGCGGCAGGCATCGAGCTGTATCCTGGCGCGAGCGGGAGCGCGGACGCTTGCGTGCAGGCGCTGCTGGACGGCGCGCTGGTTTACGATCCGAACACCTCATGCAACCATCACCATGAGGGCGATCACGACTGCCATGGGCACGATCACTGCACGGGCAACTGCCATTAA
- the spoIIAB gene encoding anti-sigma F factor: MKQNSMRLEFLGCAQNESFARVVISAFAVQLSPTIEEIADIKTAVSEAVTNAIVHAYVGTQGTVVMSARIEGEHEMSVTIEDHGKGIADVEKAMQPFYTTQPEMERSGMGFAVMQTFMDTLEVTSRPGEGTCVHMTKRFGAGE, encoded by the coding sequence GTGAAACAGAACAGCATGCGGCTCGAGTTCCTCGGCTGCGCACAGAACGAGTCCTTCGCGCGCGTGGTCATCAGCGCCTTCGCCGTGCAGCTAAGCCCGACGATCGAGGAAATCGCGGACATCAAGACGGCGGTGAGCGAGGCGGTGACGAACGCCATCGTGCACGCCTACGTGGGCACGCAGGGCACGGTCGTCATGAGCGCGCGCATAGAGGGGGAGCACGAGATGAGCGTGACCATCGAGGACCACGGAAAGGGCATCGCGGATGTGGAAAAGGCCATGCAGCCCTTTTACACCACGCAGCCGGAGATGGAGCGCTCGGGCATGGGCTTTGCGGTAATGCAGACGTTCATGGACACGCTGGAGGTCACGTCCAGACCCGGCGAAGGCACCTGCGTGCACATGACGAAACGCTTTGGCGCCGGGGAGTGA
- a CDS encoding DUF134 domain-containing protein translates to MARPQKCRRICALPGCETFEPANGGAGDPVEMTLDEYETIRLIDLLALTQEEAARQMGVARTTAQAVYDAARRKLAQVLVEGRKLVIRGGSYALCPHAEACCGRGCRGMDCRRGQDGACKMKRCGEAQNCRIQEGMSNENRGNL, encoded by the coding sequence TTGGCAAGGCCGCAGAAATGCAGACGAATCTGCGCGCTGCCGGGCTGTGAAACCTTTGAGCCCGCAAACGGCGGAGCGGGCGATCCGGTGGAAATGACGCTGGACGAATACGAAACGATCCGGCTCATCGATCTGCTCGCGCTGACACAGGAAGAGGCTGCACGGCAGATGGGCGTTGCGCGGACGACCGCGCAGGCGGTTTACGACGCGGCGCGGCGAAAGCTCGCGCAGGTGCTCGTGGAAGGCAGAAAGCTGGTCATCCGGGGCGGAAGCTATGCGCTTTGCCCGCATGCGGAAGCCTGCTGCGGTCGAGGATGCAGAGGAATGGATTGCCGCCGGGGACAGGACGGCGCGTGTAAGATGAAGCGCTGTGGCGAGGCGCAGAATTGTAGGATTCAGGAGGGTATGTCAAATGAAAATCGCGGTAACCTATGA
- a CDS encoding threonine/serine exporter family protein → MPLQIFAAFLATVAFAVLFQAPRSEYVQCGLAGAVSWACYTLCLHISASVTLSTLGATIALTLLCRLLAVARQMPSTVFLVCGIFPLVPGAGIYYTAYHFIMGENQLAVSRGIETVKIAVSIALGIVLVLSLPGGWFSIGRFLRRTEPRA, encoded by the coding sequence ATGCCGCTTCAAATTTTCGCCGCCTTTCTGGCCACCGTAGCCTTTGCGGTGCTCTTTCAGGCGCCGCGCAGCGAATACGTGCAGTGCGGTCTGGCGGGCGCGGTCAGCTGGGCCTGTTATACCCTCTGTCTGCACATCAGCGCTTCCGTCACGCTTTCGACGCTCGGCGCAACGATCGCGCTTACGCTGCTTTGCCGCCTGCTTGCGGTCGCCCGTCAAATGCCTTCCACGGTATTTCTCGTATGCGGCATCTTTCCGCTGGTTCCCGGCGCAGGCATTTACTACACCGCCTACCACTTCATCATGGGAGAAAACCAGCTCGCCGTCAGCCGCGGAATTGAAACCGTCAAAATCGCCGTCTCCATCGCGCTCGGCATCGTGCTCGTCCTTTCCCTTCCGGGTGGCTGGTTCTCAATCGGACGCTTCCTTCGCCGGACAGAACCCCGCGCCTGA
- a CDS encoding AAA family ATPase, with the protein MRNQSSRVARNVLLLVAAGLFAAALFYALPGSAMPARETVTRLLVGALLVGTMIAILRSPGRARAGMAKASAMDVAEASPSLRFTDVAANEEALSSLKSLAHALKNPELYGRFGARIPRGVLLYGPPGTGKTLMAKALAGEAGVPFYAVSGSDFVQVYVGVGAARVRDLFTKAKKAGRAVIFIDEIDALGKRRDGASSDEREQTLNALLTQMNGFEENSGIVVLAATNRIDTLDEALLRPGRFDRHIAVNLPGREQRERILTLHAKGKPFCGEIDWNALSQDTVGFSGAKLESMLNEAAIYAVQRGAEKIEEADVRRAFSTQLVGEERVGGVLSERERRVTAVHEAGHALLTLLLMPRSRLSAVSIIPSVNGAGGYSMAVPPDSAFVSREELWANLAVALGGRAAERILLGEDAVTNGAANDLERATQMAAAACLSWGMDEEVGCVAVHALPREMAAGEREREAVERTLKNAMALAERTLLQRKETLERVAAELLLRERMTGEEVRALVV; encoded by the coding sequence GTGAGAAATCAATCCAGCCGCGTGGCGAGAAACGTTCTGCTCCTGGTAGCTGCTGGGCTGTTCGCGGCCGCGCTGTTTTACGCGCTGCCGGGTTCGGCCATGCCGGCCCGGGAGACGGTAACCCGTCTGCTCGTGGGCGCGCTGCTCGTAGGTACGATGATCGCGATTCTGCGCTCCCCCGGGCGCGCACGGGCGGGCATGGCGAAAGCATCGGCGATGGACGTGGCGGAGGCGTCCCCGTCGCTTCGTTTTACCGACGTAGCCGCGAACGAGGAAGCGCTCTCTTCGCTTAAATCGCTTGCGCATGCGCTAAAAAATCCGGAGCTTTACGGCAGGTTCGGCGCGCGCATTCCGCGCGGCGTGCTGCTTTACGGCCCGCCGGGCACAGGAAAGACGCTGATGGCCAAGGCGCTGGCGGGCGAAGCGGGCGTGCCGTTTTACGCGGTATCGGGCTCCGACTTCGTGCAGGTCTACGTGGGCGTGGGCGCGGCGCGCGTGCGCGACCTGTTTACGAAGGCGAAGAAGGCGGGGCGCGCGGTGATCTTCATCGATGAGATCGACGCGCTGGGCAAGCGGCGCGACGGCGCGTCGAGCGACGAACGCGAGCAGACGCTGAACGCCCTGCTCACGCAGATGAACGGCTTTGAAGAAAACAGCGGCATCGTCGTGCTGGCGGCGACGAACCGCATCGACACGCTGGATGAGGCGCTGCTGCGTCCCGGACGTTTCGACCGCCACATCGCGGTGAATCTGCCGGGCAGGGAGCAGCGCGAGCGGATTCTGACGCTGCATGCGAAGGGCAAGCCTTTTTGCGGGGAGATCGACTGGAACGCGCTCTCTCAGGATACCGTAGGCTTCAGCGGCGCGAAGCTGGAGAGCATGCTCAATGAAGCCGCGATCTACGCCGTGCAGCGCGGCGCGGAAAAGATCGAAGAGGCGGACGTACGCCGCGCGTTTTCGACGCAGCTCGTGGGCGAGGAGCGCGTTGGCGGCGTCCTGTCCGAACGCGAGCGGCGGGTGACGGCCGTTCACGAGGCGGGCCACGCGCTGCTGACCCTGCTGCTGATGCCGCGAAGCCGCCTGAGCGCGGTGAGCATCATCCCCAGCGTGAACGGCGCGGGCGGCTACAGCATGGCCGTGCCGCCGGACAGCGCCTTCGTCTCGCGCGAGGAGCTATGGGCGAACCTCGCGGTAGCGCTGGGCGGCCGCGCGGCGGAGCGCATTTTACTGGGCGAGGACGCCGTGACAAACGGCGCGGCGAACGACCTGGAGCGCGCAACGCAGATGGCGGCAGCGGCCTGCCTCTCCTGGGGAATGGACGAAGAGGTAGGGTGCGTCGCGGTACACGCCCTGCCCAGGGAAATGGCGGCAGGAGAACGCGAGCGCGAGGCGGTGGAACGGACGCTGAAAAATGCCATGGCGCTCGCGGAACGGACGCTGCTGCAAAGGAAGGAAACGCTTGAGCGCGTCGCGGCGGAGCTGCTCCTGCGCGAGCGCATGACGGGCGAAGAGGTGCGCGCGCTCGTCGTTTAA
- a CDS encoding PBP1A family penicillin-binding protein: protein MMKKKPVRIALIVLLSLLVLCVGGFAFVYFAFDVPNWQKIDPEKILNLQQTSLVYDGEGQLIQTLQAQENRTVVPISRIPRHVQDAFIAAEDLRFYKHSGFDLVRIAGALVNDIKTRSLREGASTITQQLVKLTHLTLDKTFSRKLEEVYLAWQLEQDFTKDEILEMYLNYIYFGNGAYGIQAAAQTYFGVDVEDLTLVQAAGLAATIKAPSAFAPHIKPEANRNRRSYILRTMAENGFVTEAEAQEAENTSLWVLQRQPKENTYGWFVDEALREAEALLSVSSDDLLGGGYQIYTTLQPRLQEIADALYEDDSYFPDDAKDGTPAQSALSVVDVKTGAVVAMVGGREYSVRRGLNRAIQMERQPGSALKPLSVYGPALELGYTTASVLLDEPGDFNGYTPKNASGRYYGRVSMRSALKSSLNLPAVRLLQEIGLPAASSYLSRFGITADGKDQNLSLALGSMAYGVTPTQLAAAYAVFASGGVYHEPYVISHIVDSAGNTVYAYDAQPVQAISSQNAFLMTSLLQTVTASGTGSKLRTLGFPVAGKTGTVSMTGGNRDIWMAAYTPEYAVVTWMGFDKTDSTHKIPNGTTGGGKTALLASAFLSKALEGRESPDFTQPEGLVWLTLDRRAMELTGNAMLASDMTPEKYRYGEVFLETNRPYEVSTVWNPPLAPTNFYITNAENGKPVLNFTAAQYARYRIVRESGNGASEQLTEMVLEAGNTATYTDESAQVGVTYTYRIIPIHEELLQEGTWLEGQSAAQVAQAQWTYEGFLGGILDFLTPAQEPSPTPPEQTSLFW from the coding sequence ATGATGAAAAAAAAGCCGGTGCGCATTGCGCTGATCGTGCTGCTTAGCCTGCTCGTGCTCTGCGTGGGCGGCTTTGCCTTTGTTTACTTCGCATTCGACGTGCCGAATTGGCAGAAGATCGACCCTGAAAAGATCCTCAATTTGCAGCAAACCTCCCTCGTCTACGACGGGGAGGGCCAACTGATACAGACGCTGCAGGCGCAGGAAAATCGCACCGTCGTGCCGATCTCGCGCATCCCTCGTCACGTGCAGGATGCTTTTATCGCGGCGGAGGACCTGCGCTTTTACAAGCATTCGGGCTTCGACCTGGTTCGCATCGCGGGCGCGCTCGTAAATGACATTAAGACGCGTTCCCTGCGCGAAGGCGCGAGCACGATCACGCAGCAGCTCGTCAAGCTCACGCACCTGACGCTCGACAAGACGTTCTCCCGCAAGCTCGAGGAGGTCTACCTCGCATGGCAGCTCGAACAGGACTTCACCAAGGATGAAATCCTGGAAATGTACCTCAACTATATCTACTTCGGAAACGGCGCCTATGGCATTCAGGCCGCGGCGCAAACCTATTTCGGAGTCGACGTCGAGGACCTGACGCTCGTACAGGCGGCGGGGCTCGCCGCCACCATCAAGGCCCCCTCCGCCTTCGCGCCGCACATCAAGCCGGAAGCGAATCGAAATCGACGCAGCTATATTCTGCGCACGATGGCTGAAAATGGCTTCGTTACCGAGGCGGAAGCGCAGGAGGCGGAAAATACGTCGCTTTGGGTGCTTCAGCGCCAGCCCAAGGAGAATACCTACGGCTGGTTCGTGGACGAGGCGCTGCGCGAGGCGGAAGCGCTTCTTTCCGTCTCCTCAGACGACTTGCTGGGCGGCGGATATCAGATCTACACCACCCTGCAGCCGCGCCTTCAGGAAATTGCGGATGCCCTCTACGAGGACGACTCGTATTTCCCGGATGACGCAAAAGACGGCACGCCCGCGCAAAGCGCCCTCAGCGTCGTGGATGTAAAGACCGGCGCGGTCGTCGCGATGGTCGGTGGGCGCGAATACAGCGTGCGTCGGGGCCTAAACCGCGCCATTCAAATGGAGCGCCAGCCCGGCTCCGCGCTCAAGCCCCTTTCCGTATATGGCCCTGCGCTGGAGCTTGGCTATACGACCGCCAGCGTGCTGCTCGACGAGCCGGGGGATTTTAACGGCTATACCCCGAAGAACGCGAGCGGGAGATACTACGGCCGTGTCAGCATGCGATCGGCGCTCAAAAGCTCGCTGAATCTGCCGGCCGTCCGTCTTTTGCAGGAGATCGGTCTGCCCGCCGCCAGCAGCTATCTCAGCCGCTTCGGCATCACGGCCGACGGCAAGGATCAGAACCTCTCCCTCGCGCTCGGCTCCATGGCGTACGGCGTCACGCCCACCCAGCTTGCAGCCGCGTACGCAGTGTTCGCGTCGGGCGGCGTCTATCACGAGCCCTACGTGATCTCTCATATCGTGGACAGCGCCGGCAACACGGTGTACGCCTACGACGCCCAGCCTGTGCAGGCGATTTCCAGCCAGAACGCCTTTCTGATGACTTCCCTGCTGCAGACCGTAACCGCCAGCGGCACCGGCTCCAAACTGCGCACGCTCGGCTTTCCCGTCGCCGGCAAGACGGGCACTGTTTCCATGACCGGCGGCAACCGGGATATCTGGATGGCCGCGTATACCCCGGAGTATGCGGTCGTGACCTGGATGGGCTTTGACAAGACGGACAGCACGCATAAAATTCCCAATGGTACCACCGGCGGCGGAAAGACTGCGCTGCTGGCCTCCGCGTTTCTGTCCAAAGCGCTCGAAGGCCGCGAATCTCCCGACTTTACGCAGCCCGAGGGGCTCGTCTGGCTCACTCTGGATAGGCGCGCCATGGAGCTCACGGGAAACGCGATGCTGGCCAGCGACATGACGCCCGAGAAGTATCGCTACGGCGAGGTGTTCCTGGAAACCAACCGCCCCTATGAGGTCAGCACGGTTTGGAATCCCCCCTTGGCGCCCACGAACTTCTACATCACGAACGCGGAGAATGGAAAACCCGTGCTGAACTTCACCGCCGCCCAGTACGCACGCTATCGCATCGTGCGCGAAAGCGGAAACGGCGCTTCCGAGCAGCTCACCGAGATGGTGCTGGAAGCGGGAAACACCGCGACTTATACGGACGAAAGCGCACAGGTCGGTGTGACTTATACCTATCGCATCATCCCAATCCACGAAGAGCTCCTTCAGGAAGGCACGTGGCTGGAGGGACAAAGCGCCGCGCAGGTCGCCCAGGCACAGTGGACCTACGAAGGCTTTCTGGGCGGCATACTCGACTTTCTTACGCCCGCACAGGAGCCGTCCCCCACGCCGCCGGAGCAGACGTCCCTGTTCTGGTGA